From Amycolatopsis cihanbeyliensis, a single genomic window includes:
- a CDS encoding ABC transporter permease yields the protein MSTSVESPTRQGLLLRVLPPALYSGRVSALLERSMLVYSRAWLVFASGVLEPLFYLLAFQVGFGKLVNEVAGPGGQVLSYVSFVAPALLVSSAMNGAVFDATFGVFFKFRWSKLYEAMLSTPVGPLDIAIGEIGWAVLRGGMYSVAFFAVMAVMGLVTSPWALLLVPVAVLVAFAFAAIGMACATFLRSPSQFEFIQLALIPMFLFSTTFFPLSVYPEPLQVVVQCIPLYHGVELARGFATGVLDPSMIGHTVYLLALAGLGAWATARRIGTLLLR from the coding sequence GTGTCGACTTCCGTGGAATCGCCCACCCGGCAGGGCCTGTTGCTCCGGGTGCTCCCGCCCGCGCTCTACTCCGGCCGGGTGAGTGCGCTGCTCGAGCGCTCCATGCTGGTGTACTCGCGGGCCTGGCTGGTGTTCGCCTCCGGGGTGCTGGAGCCACTATTCTACCTGCTCGCCTTCCAGGTCGGCTTCGGCAAGCTGGTCAACGAGGTGGCCGGCCCCGGTGGCCAGGTACTGAGCTACGTGTCTTTCGTCGCCCCCGCACTGCTGGTGTCCTCGGCGATGAACGGCGCGGTCTTCGACGCGACCTTCGGCGTGTTCTTCAAGTTCCGCTGGTCCAAGCTGTATGAGGCGATGCTGTCCACCCCGGTGGGTCCGCTGGACATCGCGATCGGGGAAATCGGCTGGGCGGTGTTGCGCGGCGGGATGTACTCGGTCGCGTTCTTCGCGGTGATGGCGGTGATGGGCCTGGTCACCTCGCCCTGGGCCCTGCTGCTGGTCCCGGTGGCCGTGCTGGTCGCGTTCGCCTTCGCGGCGATCGGGATGGCCTGCGCCACCTTCCTGCGGTCACCCTCGCAGTTCGAGTTCATCCAGCTCGCGCTGATCCCGATGTTCCTGTTCTCCACGACCTTCTTCCCGCTGTCGGTGTACCCCGAGCCGCTCCAGGTCGTGGTGCAGTGCATCCCCCTTTACCACGGGGTGGAGTTGGCACGCGGGTTCGCCACCGGGGTGCTGGACCCCAGCATGATCGGCCACACGGTGTACCTACTGGCTCTGGCCGGCCTCGGGGCATGGGCCACCGCGCGCCGGATCGGCACGCTGTTGCTGCGTTAG
- a CDS encoding ABC transporter permease yields MATVESTGRVVGPVRAMWLRVEGHWVWYRRYWTSSLYSSGLQPVLFLAAMGLGFGSQVQPGAATGGLSYLHYVAPALLVSGSMMFAVGESSYPVLSGFKWQKDYIAVTATPITPGQLLGGQLLWVGMRLLLAAVIYVLIASLFGAWLDLGVLLIVPVGVGTGLACAAPVMALAASTFDEGERFAAVFRFVVMPMTLFAGTFFPITQIPMGLRWLAWISPLWHGNELARGAAFGGLEPLPALGHVAFLGAVLLAGVLVARHWFYRRLVV; encoded by the coding sequence TGCGGGCGATGTGGCTGCGGGTCGAGGGCCACTGGGTCTGGTACCGGCGCTACTGGACCTCGAGCCTGTACTCCTCGGGCCTGCAGCCGGTGCTCTTCCTGGCCGCGATGGGCCTCGGTTTCGGCTCTCAGGTGCAGCCGGGGGCGGCCACCGGTGGGCTGTCCTACCTGCACTACGTGGCCCCCGCGCTGCTGGTGTCCGGGTCGATGATGTTCGCGGTCGGGGAGTCCAGCTACCCGGTGCTGTCCGGGTTCAAGTGGCAGAAGGACTACATCGCGGTCACCGCCACCCCGATCACCCCGGGGCAGTTGCTGGGCGGGCAGTTGCTCTGGGTCGGCATGCGGCTGCTGCTCGCCGCCGTGATCTACGTGTTGATCGCGAGCCTGTTCGGTGCCTGGCTCGACCTGGGCGTCCTGCTGATCGTGCCGGTCGGCGTGGGTACGGGGCTGGCCTGCGCGGCACCGGTGATGGCGCTGGCCGCGAGCACCTTCGACGAGGGGGAGCGGTTCGCCGCGGTGTTCCGGTTCGTGGTCATGCCGATGACGCTGTTCGCCGGGACCTTCTTCCCGATCACGCAGATCCCCATGGGCCTGCGCTGGCTGGCCTGGATCTCGCCGCTGTGGCATGGCAACGAGCTGGCGCGCGGGGCGGCCTTCGGCGGCCTCGAGCCGCTGCCGGCGTTGGGGCACGTGGCGTTTCTCGGTGCCGTCCTGCTGGCAGGGGTACTCGTGGCCCGGCACTGGTTCTACCGGCGGCTGGTGGTCTGA